One window of Triticum dicoccoides isolate Atlit2015 ecotype Zavitan chromosome 5A, WEW_v2.0, whole genome shotgun sequence genomic DNA carries:
- the LOC119301097 gene encoding protein SMG7-like gives MMTVPMDSTAVPPSRDLVQRLLKKNAELKSHLEKSAQSKVPSDPNIWLQMRENFEKMILADHDFCEKHEIEYILWQLHYKRIEEFRHHISSAGSAASQNGKNNANPDRIKRIKSAFRSFLSEASGFYHDLMFKIKSNYDLPLGHFSESPENASNPGKNDKRTADAKKALISCHRCLIYLGDLARYKGMFGDADSVRREYNAASNYYKEAASICPSSGNPHHQLAILASYSGNEVVAVYRYFRSLAADTPFSTARDNLILAFEKNRQGYAQLPSNNKVAIARTLPPRSAGRGRGGRGEIRFQPKDVNTEAASKEREQSIPDTLKSFFVRFVRLNGILFTRTSLETFEELFDVVINDLKVLLSSGPNEEFHFGSDAAENALVIVRLVAILIFTVHNVKKEPDNQSYAEIVQRRVLLQNAFTAAFEFVGHILKRCSELRDIASSFYLPAIVVYIEWLACHPELAADSEMDEKHANARSFFWNQCVLLMNKLILTDLASIDGDDDEACFFDMGVYEEGETGNRLALWEDFELRGFSPLVPAHIILDFSSKHTFGSDGSTKLKKARAQRILSAGKALLNFVQIDQLRIYFDPSSRKFVVAKEPPVFGAAISTHRSRNAPETNAVELEHEIGNFFDAVATNLGAMQSGVQLCSEGEDDEEIVFKPTASEKLPKVLTELPVNGYIQPLQMSTAGWPTMGGPVTIQSTASASGPGNCNVNESLPMSSGGWAFNGRQEAISSNVSMSTTYEFVQPVEMATSSWASNGAPLVGPLNTMPTFSAAISDPRVSAAMVPHFGSPDYSKLLLEQEKLLMMGLNNVHLAGNGFPEQRFQGGPSGLQSMVYSPHVSVESVCNNTSLMHNQVKATEETIPSTSDSIVPSVAASGGMTINLTDAPVAVSKKNPVSRPSRPVGPPPGFNHITPKRHDDDIMPFEKLQHQQIDDYSWLDGYQPSMERVHNSKAIYPDVATTSSAFTTPFPFPGKRQVSGVHTLGASEKTWQDFHLFDPAKQNMVQNHQQINQHSGQVAEKQPAKPIGSGRYLV, from the exons ATGATGACTGTTCCGATGGATAGTACTGCTGTTCCGCCATCGCGGGACCTCGTGCAGCGCCTCCTTAAGAAG AATGCCGAACTCAAAAGTCATCTTGAGAAGTCAGCACAGTCCAAAGTCCCATCAGATCCCAACATATGGCTTCAGATGCGTGAGAATTTTGAGAAAATGATTCTGGCAGATCATGACTTCTGTGAAAAGCATGAGATCGAGTATATTTTGTGGCAGTTGCACTACAAAAGAATCGAGGAGTTCAGGCACCACATTAGTTCTGCAGGTTCAGCTGCATCTCAGAATGGGAAGAACAATGCCAACCCTGATCGAATTAAGAGAATTAAGTCGGCCTTCAGGAGCTTTCTTTCAGAAGCATCGGGCTTCTATCATGATTTGATGTTCAAGATCAAATCCAACTACGACCTTCCTCTGGGTCACTTCTCGGAGTCTCCTGAGAATGCAAGCAACCCTGGCAAAAATGATAAGAGAACAGCTGATGCTAAGAAAGCCCTGATATCATGCCACCGTTGTCTCATATATCTTGGTGATTTGGCCCGCTATAAGGGTATGTTTGGTGATGCTGATTCTGTAAGACGTGAATATAATGCTGCTTCTAATTACTACAAGGAGGCAGCTTCAATCTGCCCTTCCAGCGGCAACCCACACCATCAG CTTGCAATATTAGCTTCTTACTCTGGCAATGAGGTGGTGGCTGTCTACAGATACTTTCGAAGCTTAGCTGCAGACACTCCCTTCTCCACAGCACGGGACAACTTGATTCTCGCTTTTGAGAAG AATCGCCAGGGCTATGCACAGCTGCCAAGCAACAACAAAGTTGCAATTGCTAGGACATTACCCCCACGGTCAGCTGGTAGGGGCAGAGGAGGACGGGGCGAAATAAGGTTTCAGCCCAAGGATGTTAATACTGAAGCAGCTTCAAAAGAGCGAGAGCAAAGTATTCCTGATACACTGAAGTCCTTCTTTGTACGGTTTGTTAGGCTCAATGGAATTCTTTTCACAAGGACTAG TTTGGAGACATTTGAGGAACTGTTTGATGTGGTCATCAACGATCTGAAAGTTCTCCTCTCTTCTGGTCCAAATGAAGAGTTCCATTTTGGTTCTGATGCTGCAGAGAACGCATTAGTTATTGTTCGACTTGTTGCAATCCTTATATTCACAGTGCACAACGTGAAAAAGGAACCAGATAACCAGTCATATGCTGAAATTGTCCAACGCAGGGTACTTCTTCAAAATGCATTTACAGCTGCTTTTGAGTTTGTTGGACATATTCTCAAAAGGTGCTCAGAGCTTCGTGACATTGCATCAAGTTTCTATCTTCCAGCCATTGTGGTCTACATCGAATGGCTGGCATGCCATCCGGAGTTAGCTGCTGATTCGGAGATGGACGAGAAGCATGCGAATGCTCGATCTTTCTTCTGGAACCAGTGTGTCTTGCTTATGAATAAGCTCATCCTTACAGACCTTGCGTccattgatggtgatgatgatgaggcttGCTTTTTTGATATGGGCGTGTATGAAGAGGGTGAAACTGGCAATCGACTTGCATTGTGGGAAGATTTTGAATTAAGGGGATTTTCCCCCTTGGTGCCTGCACATATTATCTTGGATTTCTCAAGCAAGCACACATTTGGAAGTGATGGTAGCACCAAGTTGAAGAAAGCACGGGCACAACGGATACTTTCTGCAGGGAAGGCTCTACTCAATTTTGTCCAGATTGATCAACTGAGAATATATTTTGACCCATCTTCAAGGAAGTTTGTTGTGGCCAAGGAGCCTCCTGTTTTTGGAGCTGCCATCTCTACTCATAGATCTCGCAATGCACCTGAAACAAATGCTGTTGAGCTGGAACATGAAATTGGTAATTTTTTTGATGCAGTGGCAACTAATCTTGGAGCAATGCAGTCGGGAGTACAGTTGTGTTCAGAGGGAGAAGATGATGAAGAAATTGTTTTCAAACCTACAGCGTCTGAGAAGCTCCCAAAAGTACTTACCGAACTACCCGTTAATGGATATATCCAGCCTCTACAGATGTCTACTGCTGGGTGGCCAACAATGGGCGGACCAGTTACTATTCAGAGTACTGCATCTGCATCAGGTCCTGGAAACTGTAATGTTAATGAGTCACTTCCCATGTCTTCTGGTGGTTGGGCTTTCAATGGCAGGCAAGAGGCTATTTCTAGCAATGTTTCAATGTCGACAACTTACGAATTTGTGCAGCCTGTTGAGATGGCTACTTCCAGCTGGGCAAGTAATGGTGCACCACTTGTTGGCCCTCTGAACACAATGCCTACTTTCTCAGCTGCCATCTCTGATCCGCGTGTATCTGCAGCAATGGTTCCACATTTTGGCAGCCCAGATTATTCAAAATTGCTCCTTGAACAAGAAAAACTCTTAATGATGGGATTAAATAATGTTCATTTGGCTGGAAATGGATTTCCTGAGCAGAGGTTTCAGGGTGGACCGAGTGGATTACAGTCAATGGTATATTCTCCACATGTATCTGTTGAATCTGTGTGCAACAATACAAGTTTGATGCATAATCAGGTGAAAGCGACTGAAGAAACCATCCCATCCACTTCTGATTCAATTGTACCCTCAGTAGCAGCATCTGGTGGGATGACAATCAATCTCACTGATGCACCTGTAGCTGTATCAAAGAAGAATCCTGTAAGTCGTCCATCAAGGCCCGTTGGTCCTCCTCCAGGATTTAACCACATCACTCCAAAGCGCCATGATGATGATATTATGCCATTTGAGAAGCTGCAGCACCAACAGATTGATGATTACAGCTGGCTGGATGGCTACCAGCCATCAATGGAACGTGTTCATAACTCAAAAGCTATTTATCCTGATGTTGCCACTACCAGCAGTGCATTCACCACTCCCTTCCCTTTCCCTGGGAAACGGCAGGTTTCTGGGGTGCACACCTTAGGGGCCAGTGAGAAAACATGGCAAGATTTCCACCTTTTTGACCCTGCAAAGCAGAATATGGTTCAAAACCACCAACAAATTAATCAGCATAGTGGTCAAGTGGCTGAAAAGCAGCCGGCAAAACCTATCGGATCTGGCCGTTATCTTGTGTGA